TGGTccaaatattttatgatatgaAACACAGAGTATAGTTTCTTTCCGATTTTTAATttcatgatttaattttgaatgaatttgtgATTCTTGAGCTCAACATGTAACCTCTTAAGTGTCAAATGTGCCTTTTCTTCTGGTTGCAGAATGGTCTCCTCGCCAGCTGCAAAGAACGATGTAGTTTCAACTTCAACTGATATTCCAACTGTGAGCAATGCCCTCCTTTGCTGTGTTCTTGAATCATCGGTTTTTAACCCTAGGATTCTCACTAGGTGGCTGATTATGTAGGTTCCACTTCCAGCAGCCCATCCTGGTGGAATCCATTTCAGGATTGAACAAGCTAGGAGACATGCAGTAGCACAAGCTCAACAAGAGGGTTGCACTGCCAATTTCAAAATCTTTGATTCGCGATTTGGAAATTTTCTACTGCCTGTAATTCCAACTCATGCAGAACTAAATGGATAGACTCATGCCTCTACAGATACTAGATACTACAACGATGTACTTAAGATATTGTATGCCCTAATCTAAGATTCTGAATGAAGGTTTTGAGTTGAAT
Above is a window of Vitis vinifera cultivar Pinot Noir 40024 chromosome 11, ASM3070453v1 DNA encoding:
- the LOC100853124 gene encoding uncharacterized protein LOC100853124 yields the protein MEPESKKRRIGHAISRRMVSSPAAKNDVVSTSTDIPTVPLPAAHPGGIHFRIEQARRHAVAQAQQEGCTANFKIFDSRFGNFLLPVIPTHAELNG